TGTCTATTTCAAGCATATTTTATGAAACAAAATTTCACTGAATGTTTATGTTGCCAAGGAAATGGTTTGAAAGATTTGACGGGTTGGACTGCTATTTTGAGCTCTTTTAAGCAAAATACTTCTAATTTCTCTTCAATTGAAGATGAATTTTTCAAAAGAATAACTACGGAAAATGCCCTTGAAAGGTTTAGAAAACTAAATATCTGGGATTATTTAACAAATACAGATAATCAGAGATATTTAGTTAATATAGAAAAACTCAGAGACGATATTTCGGTAGGAATTGTAGAATATTTGCCATACTACAATGAATTGATAACGCAATACAAACTCAAAGTTCGGCATCCTATGACATAACAAATTGATGTTAGTAAGTACATCAAAAAGAATATTACGTTCTTGCTAAATTATGATTTTATAGCTGATTGATAATTAAGCAAATTAATGTTTTCATTATTTATTTTATCTATAAGTTCTTGCTCGGTAAGTAAATAATAGATAGAATCTCCATCCGTAAATACTTTTTGTGTAGTATTATAAAAATCATCATTTTGATAAGCTCCTATTTTTTGTAAATATCTTAGTGCTGAAAACCTGTTAGGGAACAAAGTGGATTTATCTGGAGAGTATAATTTGTCTGCCATGATAAATTCTGAACCTCGTACACAGATAAATTCTGTTTCGCCCTCACAGACGAATTCATTTAAAATTGCATAAGTATTATTAGCCATTTTTTTAGTATTAAAGAGGTGATTATACCTCTGGTCTTTAAAATTTCCATAAATGTATAAACAATAACATAACTTTGACCGAACTATGCTCATTGTTATAGCTAAACCAAATATTCAAAAAGTCGTGTCAACAGAATATTCTAAAGCCCAAACCCTCTCCAAAACCCACAACAACCCATCACCCTTACCCAACGAAGACCGTATTTCGTTTACTCTACCAAACATTTGGGCTGTAGCTGATGGTGCTGGTGGTACGGGTATCTTGTGTGGTGAATGGGCGGAGTTTCTGTTAGCACATTTACCGTCAGTGTATATCAATTCTTGGGAGGCATTTATTGCATGGATAGAGCCTTTGGCTGAAGCCTTCATACAAGAATATGAACCATTGATACAACATGACTCATTTCAACTCAAACGCTTTTACCAAGAAGGCAGTGCCTGTACTTTGGCGGTAGTCTGGCAAGTAGATAGTATTTTTCATTGGCTTACTTTTGGCGATAGTCATGTGTTTTTTTATGCCAACAATCAATTGCAAAGTTACCCTTTTCAATCAACCGAGGAACTTTCGGGAGGTACACATCTGCTCAATTGTTCAATATTTCCTAATGAATTAGGTTTTCGTTGTGGTAGCTTTGAAGGGATATATAATACTTGTTTATTAGCTACTGATGCTATCAGTAAACATATCTTACTGCAATATCAAACTCAAGCAGAAGCTTTTGATATTTTCATCGAAACCCTCACCCACTCGCTAGAAAGCCCCGAAAGCTTTTGGCAGTATATACAACACAATCCAACCATCGAAGAAGACGATTATAGTCTAATTATCATAAGACCATGATTAAAGCCTATTTTAAAGGATTAAAACCTTTAGTACTTGAGCAAATCCAAGAAGCGAAAGAGAGTATTCAAATTGCAGTAGCATGGTTTACAGACCAAGATGTTTTGGATATATTGGTAGAAAAACGCAAACAAGGCATACAAGTTCAGGTATTAATTTCTAACGACCGTAAAAATTTTGAAGAAGCCTATTCTTTAGACTTTACCAAACTCCAACAAATAGGAGGAAAATTAATCGTAGTCGAAACCAGTTTTATGCACCATAAGTTTTGTATTGTTGACCAACAAGTATTGCTAACGGGTTCGGCAAATTATACTTACAGTGGTTTCCATAAAAACAACGAATCTATCATTATTACCGACGAACAGGAAAGTATAAAAGACTTTTTATTAGAATTTGAGCGGTTTATAGAACAAGCCATAGAGGAAGAAGGCTTAGTAGTATCTCCATTGGTACAAGCACTTCATCATCAAATTAAGCTGTACAACTCACAAATTAGTTGGTTAGAAGTAGCCTTAGCAGAAGCAGAAAAGCAGTTAGAGTGCTACGAAGCAGGTTATCGAGTACGATTCCAGCAAATCATAGAAGAGATTTTATTACTCCAGCGGGATATTTTGGCGTATAAAGCCCAGAGAACTGAAAAACAAGAAGCAAAAAAGCAATACCAAGAAGCAAAAGTCAGGTGGGAATCCTTTCAAAATATCATTGCCGAAGATACCCAAACGATAACAAAAGCAAAAGACGATATTTTACAAGAAAGTCTGAAACAACTCTATCGTGAAGGGGTAAAGCTTTGTCATCCAGATAGTCCTTTGGTTGAAGAAGCCCATAAAGCGCAGGCACAACAGATATTCTTGAAACTGAAACAAGCTTATGACCAAAACGATTTAAAGGCACTCCAAACGATTGTAGCTGAACTGAAATTAGGAATTGCATTTGGCGATAGCAACGTTTCGGGAGCATCTATTAATGATTTGGAAGCATTTGCACAACAACTTGCAGAACAGGTTCAACAATTAGCCGAGCGACTCTCCACTTTACAGAACGATTATCGTTATATATTACAAATGGGTGAGGAGGCTGTGTTAGAAAAGCATTTTGACAGAGAGGAGATGATTTTGAAGGAAAAAAGAAGGACTTTAGTAGAAGAAATAGGGAGGATATCTAAGATATGAGTGTGTTGGCTCAGGGTTCTATAAGATTGAAACTTCATACATTTGTATCATGATATTCTTACTTTATCAAACAACATCCTAGTAATGTTAAGCTTCTTTTAAGGGATTAGGAATTCTCTTTGCCCTAATCCCTATACATCACTTATGATTTACCGAATGTTATTGATATTCTTTTCATTTTTCAATCCTATAATTAACTCCTTCTTCCTCTATCATCATCGCATTTTCCTCATGTCTTTTTTTAGGCAAATAGTGGAAGATTATATATAGACAAGCCCCAAACACTAGAAGCAAAATAAAGAAGAGAAATCTCCACCAACTAAAACCTTTACTGGTAGATGGTGTGACTACTTCAATAGCTTTCTCAATAGCTAAACCTGATAGACTTTCGCCCACATTTTCAAACGGATTAGAAATTATTTCGAACATGATTACGAGAGTTTAACGGTGTCTAATAAGATGGTGTAAATATCCTCAATCTGGGTAATCGTTTTACTTACGGTCTCTCCATAGATATTTCTGTATTCGAGAGTCTGACCTTTACGCAGTTGAAATGCGTTTTGCAATAACTCATTTTCATAAAAATCGACTTTCCTTTTAAAATGATGAAGGTCGGCTTTTTGTTGAGATAACAATGTCTCCAACTCAGAGTTGTTGTCTGATTTTGTTTGCTGCTTTCGGGTTGATATGATAGTGTCTACATACTCACTCAAAGTCATTCCCATTTGCTGAGCCTCTTGTGCCAATTCTATTTTAGTTCGAGCTTCACACTTGAAGCCTAAGGTTACTTTGTTGGTAGCATATTGGAGTCCTTCCAACTGTAATGCTCTCCCTGTTCTAATTTCGTTCATTGCTTAATATTAGATTAATCGTTATTAACTTACTGGTTTAAAAATAATTAACCCTCGAAAACCACCTTTGGGTTAACGAGGGTTAATATGCGTTAATTCGAATTAATTGAAGTTAATTCATGCTGTTTACATGAGTCAGTCAGGGGGCTCTCCTAGATGGTTTATGATTAACTCCACTTGCTTAGGAGTGAATATCCTTTGATTTTCAATCAGAACAAGATTCGAGATTAATCCAAGCCATTTATTAAAAGTAGGTAGGCTTACCTTATATTTTCGAGCTAACTCCGTTCTATTCATCGGAGGAAACTTATTTGTATCAGACATAATATTGAGAGCTTTTATACGCTCGCATTCGCAGACCCATATATATGACTTTGCGAGTGCGAACATGTTAAAATGGAATAATTAATTTGTAATGTGCACTCTTCCCCACCGTAAATCGTTCAATAAATCCCTTGTCATCTAGCTCCTTGAGCCTATCCTCAACTATCCTCGAACCACAATCAAAAGCCTCCGTAATCAACTCAATCAACTCTTTTTTACTTTTGGGTTCCTTCATATTATCTGTAAGCCAATTTTGAATGTCTGCTATCTGTGCCTTACTTTTCTTCATGGCTAGCTTTTCATTAATAAAGTCACTGCTAGCAAGGACTAACCCTTTTGTTTCTTCTGAATACTGTACGTAAATTGGGTCTAATCTCTTAGTATTTCTTGAGTGTAAGAACTTTAAACGTATCAAGTCTGTATCGTTTCCTTGATTATCCTTTTCAAAGCCTATCTGTATAACTTGTGAAGCCTTATTATTTAATTCCGTACCAAGGTGTCCACGACCTTTGTCGTTACCTGCTGAAGGATTTTCATGAATTACACAAAGAAAAGTAACATTATAGGTGTTAATGGTTTCATTGAGCATATCAACAAGTCTAAGGCTTTCTCTTACATCATTAAAGTTCTCAACGCAGTCAGTCACGACATCGAACACAATGAAGAGATTATATATATCATATCGTGTTCTAAACCTTTTGATATACTCATTTAACGTATCAAACCTTTCACTTCGAGGAATATCAATTAACGATATGTAATCTAAATTTTCGGGTTTATCTTCTATCGAATAGCCTGAAAGTAGCTTGATTTTTTGAATAGCATAAGGAAATTGGTCATTGATATTACGTTCTGTATCGACATATAGCACAACTGATTTCTGCATTGCATTTCGTTTCATGCCTAGAAACCGATGACTTGATTGTGTAATATCTCTTTGCAACATCAATCCACAAAAAATCTCCGTTAACCTTGATTTGTGTACACCCTTTTTACCTTGAATAATATTTATCGTGTTAGGAAAAATAATACCTGTTTCATTATACGTAATGATGGGAGAACTAAATGCAATCGTTTTACAGCTATTAGATTGTATCTTTTCCTGTGTTGCCAGAATCTTTGCAAGGTTATCTTTTTCATAAACTACTCCGCTAATCTGTTCAGGATTGAGGCATTGCTTATATTTATCAATATTCATTATTTTCTTCATTTAGGGTTGTAAAACATCGACTTAGAAGTAGATTAATGACATTATCTTGTAAATCATTACGCTCCTTTAATTCCTGATTTTGAAGTAGTAGCACTTGTTTTTCACACGTTAGTTTCGATAAAAGTGAAGCGATTTGTGCCGTTTCTTCAAGATACGTCCTCTTTAGAAGTTGTACCATATCCAATAGACCAATGATTTGATTGATTTCTGTCTCTAAATTTTTAATTCTCACAGAAACATCTTCCTTCATTTCATCAAAAAGCATTTTTCTTAGCTTTTCCAGATATTTACATTTAGCATCAAGTAGTTTTCTACATGAAAAAAGCTTTGAGCAAATGCTTCCTCCCAATACAAAACAAAAGCTTTAGTATCGGCTTGTTTATGAGGATTATTCATCGTAAGCCTCCTTTCTTACCAAAACCTTCTTCTTCGATTTCCTTTCGAGTTTTCTTTTTACCAGACTCGACCCACTGAATAAGGTCTGCTTTGAAGAAAAGAATCTTCTTACCAATTTTTTGAAAAGGAATCTTCCTAGCGGAAGTAAATTGATACAGTGTTGATTTCGGAATATTTAAAAATGAAGAAGCTTCATCTATCGACAAAGGCTTGTCGACTGTTCCTAAAGATTTTGGTGTTTGCTCAGCAATGACTTGGCGAACGGAATGCTGAATTAGTGATACTAATTCTTCTGGAGTTACTAAGATTAATTTGGATGATATTTCCATTTGTGTCATCTACTCAGGGGGATTGTTCGTTGTCCCTTTCGATGACACAAAGTTTTATTGGTTTTTTGTGGTTGTTTATAGAGTTGTAGGGCTACTTTCTAAAGTTGTAACCCCCTAAGTCACTCTATCTAACTGTTTATCAATACATTAATCTTTTCAGAATTTTTTGGGTTACAACTTTGTCGGAATCTTCATATTCCTTCAAATTCATCTTTACTTTTAAGTTTTGTTTGCTATAGCCAGTAAGTACTTGAATAGCTTTATAGATATTTTCTTTAGACTGATAACTCTCATCCTTAAAAATCACCCTTTCTTTTCTCAGCAAATTAAACAGTAGCGCTGTTTGAGTTAGAGAAAGACTTGTGATATTATCACCTGCAATTCGTTCCTTAATTTTCGGCAATACAATTTCAACTTTTTTCCCATCCTTTTCATCCTCATCTTGTGTGGCTCCAATTAATTGGTATTCAGATTGAGGTATTAACTTCAAATACTCCTGTCTTAAAATATGATTTAACTTAATTGCATAGTAAATAGAGAATATATCGCTGACAATCTTAATAATAATTTGAGCAACTGGTACTTCTCCTCTTTTCACACGCATGAATCTATTAAAAAGCTCATGAAGCCTTGGTCGAGAAACAATAAAGTTTCTCACTTTTTGGGGAGTCAAATTTTCGAATACATCAAAAGAAGGAAATGTATCAGGTATTTCGTTGACTAATGATAGATAAAACTTATCCGTTTCATTTAATTCTATCCATCTTGAGGTATTCTCAAATCCAAATCTAAGTTTATCAAGTTTCATTATAAGTCCCCCAAAAGTCTCATCACCTAACTCTTCAAGTATATCGAAATACTCATGTTCACTAAAAAGAATCTCATGTTCATCAAGCTTTGATTCGATAAACTTTTTCTTTTGCTCGATAGTAACACAACGCTCCAATCTTCTAATTAATTGATTTTTATCTTGCTCAAACCATAACTCTTGTAACTTGAATTCAGCCTTGAAAAAAACTTGAAAGAACTCGATTAATTTGATAGATGCTAATGTATCTATAGCCTGCTCTGGAGAGGCTACCCCTTCAAACTTATTAGTAAAGTACGACTGTACATATTCTGCATCAAATACCTTTGCAATTTGTGTAATCATTTTTCTTCTTTATTTGGTCGATATTTTTAGTACTTCAAATGTCTTGACATAGCTAGATTAAAAAGGGGTCTATGCTTGCGAATTTGATTCTTGATGGCATCTTCTCCCATTATCTTGCTTGCTCTTCTGATATATGATAGATAATTACTCCGAAAATCCTTTTCTTTTTCAACCGATTCTATTCTATACTCACCAACCTCATTCACTTTAAGCGTTTTGAAGCGTCTTTTAATAATAGTTTTATTAAGGTTTGTATTGATATATAGCTTGTATAATCGTTTCCTAAAAACAACGGGATTCCTTCCTTCGTTCTCTGCGATTTTAATGGCTAATCTACTCTTCCTTTTCACTGTTGAAATCATTCTTCTATAAAATTTAGCCAGATTAGTTGATTTTATAAGTGTTTGATTTCCGTAAAATT
The DNA window shown above is from Flectobacillus major DSM 103 and carries:
- a CDS encoding protein phosphatase 2C domain-containing protein, with translation MLIVIAKPNIQKVVSTEYSKAQTLSKTHNNPSPLPNEDRISFTLPNIWAVADGAGGTGILCGEWAEFLLAHLPSVYINSWEAFIAWIEPLAEAFIQEYEPLIQHDSFQLKRFYQEGSACTLAVVWQVDSIFHWLTFGDSHVFFYANNQLQSYPFQSTEELSGGTHLLNCSIFPNELGFRCGSFEGIYNTCLLATDAISKHILLQYQTQAEAFDIFIETLTHSLESPESFWQYIQHNPTIEEDDYSLIIIRP
- a CDS encoding phospholipase D-like domain-containing protein; this encodes MIKAYFKGLKPLVLEQIQEAKESIQIAVAWFTDQDVLDILVEKRKQGIQVQVLISNDRKNFEEAYSLDFTKLQQIGGKLIVVETSFMHHKFCIVDQQVLLTGSANYTYSGFHKNNESIIITDEQESIKDFLLEFERFIEQAIEEEGLVVSPLVQALHHQIKLYNSQISWLEVALAEAEKQLECYEAGYRVRFQQIIEEILLLQRDILAYKAQRTEKQEAKKQYQEAKVRWESFQNIIAEDTQTITKAKDDILQESLKQLYREGVKLCHPDSPLVEEAHKAQAQQIFLKLKQAYDQNDLKALQTIVAELKLGIAFGDSNVSGASINDLEAFAQQLAEQVQQLAERLSTLQNDYRYILQMGEEAVLEKHFDREEMILKEKRRTLVEEIGRISKI
- a CDS encoding DUF4248 domain-containing protein encodes the protein MFALAKSYIWVCECERIKALNIMSDTNKFPPMNRTELARKYKVSLPTFNKWLGLISNLVLIENQRIFTPKQVELIINHLGEPPD
- a CDS encoding helix-turn-helix domain-containing protein, with translation MEISSKLILVTPEELVSLIQHSVRQVIAEQTPKSLGTVDKPLSIDEASSFLNIPKSTLYQFTSARKIPFQKIGKKILFFKADLIQWVESGKKKTRKEIEEEGFGKKGGLR